In Vreelandella piezotolerans, one genomic interval encodes:
- a CDS encoding glycosyltransferase family 32 protein produces MSLRRRTRQPHIVAISRVIKLFANITKMLSYGFHALFPAKRFTLPERAAPWLSSKQESSIPRIIWQTNFTNRVTLPVYLNYLFNRLMAPRFEYRFMITQARHDFIEKNFSPEWLESYDRLQIGAAQADFWRLLALYKHGGVYLDIDAHAIWPLGRVVPADIDELYVTTRKGELSNYFIASRPGNPNLLKLIEQVHQNIVENQLTNVFELTGPGVFIKLLDQADVPTVSYRHACNQGSFTNEHFQYIDKKAGKWTKEQQKVSIIRQNPPSA; encoded by the coding sequence ATGTCTCTACGTCGCCGTACCCGCCAGCCTCATATTGTGGCCATCAGCCGGGTGATCAAACTGTTTGCCAACATTACCAAGATGCTGAGCTATGGGTTTCACGCGCTCTTTCCTGCCAAGCGCTTTACCCTGCCAGAAAGAGCAGCCCCTTGGCTTTCGTCGAAGCAAGAGAGCAGTATCCCTCGAATCATTTGGCAAACCAACTTTACGAACCGAGTCACCCTGCCGGTGTATCTCAACTATCTGTTCAACCGCCTGATGGCACCGCGCTTTGAGTATCGATTCATGATCACCCAAGCGCGCCACGACTTCATCGAAAAGAACTTCAGCCCAGAGTGGCTCGAGAGCTACGACAGGCTGCAAATTGGTGCTGCCCAAGCCGATTTTTGGAGGCTATTGGCGCTGTATAAACATGGCGGCGTTTACCTGGATATCGATGCCCACGCTATCTGGCCGTTGGGTCGGGTCGTACCAGCAGATATCGACGAATTGTATGTGACGACACGTAAAGGAGAGTTGAGCAATTACTTCATCGCCAGCCGCCCGGGCAATCCCAATCTGCTGAAATTGATCGAGCAGGTACATCAAAACATTGTCGAGAATCAGCTTACCAACGTCTTCGAGCTGACCGGGCCAGGCGTTTTCATCAAGCTATTGGATCAAGCAGACGTGCCCACGGTTTCCTACCGTCACGCTTGCAACCAGGGAAGCTTCACCAACGAGCATTTCCAGTACATCGACAAGAAAGCAGGCAAATGGACCAAAGAGCAGCAAAAGGTAAGCATCATTCGCCAAAATCCCCCCTCGGCCTGA
- the glyA gene encoding serine hydroxymethyltransferase — MFSRDMTIAGFDDALFDAMQKEVARQEAHIELIASENYASPRVLEAQGSQLTNKYAEGYPGKRYYGGCEFVDIAENLAIDYAKQLFGATYVNVQPHSGSQANSAVFQALVTPGDTILGMSLDAGGHLTHGAKPNFSGKHYNAIQYGLNEQGLIDYDQVDELARGHKPKMIIAGFSAYSQIVDWAKFREIADEVGAYLLVDMAHVSGLVAAGVYPSPLPHAHVVTSTTHKTLRGPRSGVILSAENDPDIEKKLQSAVFPGGQGGPLMHVIAAKAICFKEAMAPEFKTYQQQVVKNAQAMASVFIERGYDIVSGGTEDHLFLLSLIKQGVTGKDADAALGRAHITVNKNAVPNDPQSPFVTSGLRIGTPAVTTRGFGEQECAQLAGWICDILDVLAKGEDTSAIEADVLNKVADVCGHFPVYK, encoded by the coding sequence ATGTTCAGCCGCGACATGACAATTGCTGGATTCGATGATGCGCTGTTTGATGCCATGCAAAAAGAAGTGGCACGCCAAGAAGCCCACATCGAACTGATTGCTTCCGAAAACTACGCCAGCCCCCGCGTACTCGAAGCACAAGGCAGCCAGCTGACCAACAAATACGCCGAAGGCTATCCCGGCAAGCGCTACTACGGCGGCTGTGAATTCGTCGATATCGCCGAGAACCTGGCCATCGACTACGCCAAGCAGCTGTTCGGCGCGACCTACGTCAACGTGCAGCCGCACTCGGGCTCGCAAGCCAACAGCGCCGTGTTCCAAGCGCTGGTCACGCCAGGCGACACCATCCTCGGTATGAGTCTGGACGCGGGCGGCCACCTGACCCACGGCGCCAAGCCGAATTTCTCCGGCAAGCACTACAATGCCATTCAGTACGGCCTGAACGAGCAAGGCCTGATCGACTACGATCAAGTCGACGAGCTGGCCCGTGGACACAAGCCGAAAATGATCATCGCCGGTTTTTCTGCCTACTCGCAAATCGTCGACTGGGCGAAATTCCGTGAAATCGCCGATGAAGTGGGTGCTTACCTACTGGTCGATATGGCCCACGTCTCTGGCTTGGTCGCTGCAGGCGTCTACCCCAGCCCGCTGCCCCATGCTCACGTGGTGACCTCCACGACGCATAAAACCCTGCGTGGCCCACGCAGCGGCGTGATTCTGTCGGCAGAGAACGACCCGGACATCGAGAAGAAGCTGCAGTCAGCGGTGTTTCCGGGCGGCCAGGGCGGCCCGCTGATGCACGTGATTGCGGCCAAAGCGATCTGCTTCAAAGAAGCCATGGCGCCCGAGTTCAAAACCTACCAGCAGCAGGTGGTCAAGAACGCTCAAGCCATGGCGTCGGTCTTCATCGAGCGTGGTTACGATATCGTCTCAGGCGGTACTGAAGACCACCTGTTCCTGCTGTCATTGATCAAGCAAGGCGTGACCGGCAAAGATGCGGACGCCGCGCTTGGCCGCGCCCATATCACCGTCAATAAGAACGCCGTGCCGAACGACCCGCAAAGTCCGTTCGTCACCTCTGGTCTGCGTATCGGCACCCCCGCCGTGACCACTCGCGGTTTTGGTGAGCAAGAGTGCGCACAGCTTGCCGGGTGGATTTGTGACATTCTCGACGTGCTCGCCAAAGGCGAAGACACCAGCGCGATCGAAGCCGACGTGCTGAATAAAGTCGCGGACGTATGTGGTCATTTCCCGGTGTATAAATAA
- a CDS encoding ABC transporter permease, with protein MSDINWRLAARSLKRDLRAADVRALFVALVLAVAASTMIAFFLDRLERGLERQAGQMLGGDLVLEQRDPFSDELRATLEQAGFTLSDQVDLVSMISQGERFQPASLKAVDDVYPHYGVSHVDRGNGVEQIASGPPPGEAWADPRLAELVEIAIGDRVQVGQAELTISGIIEREADQSAGFGNFNPRLMLNTADLESTGLVQPGSRIEFELLAAGPPEALDQVQGLLTQLRRDGVEVRDVRVDRPQLGNALQRAESYLGLAGLAAVLLAGVAVAMSTRRYVERHLDTAALLRCFGASQYQLVTIFSLQLLGLALMASLIGALLGLVGQAVLLWLLTSFLPMTLPPPGIMPLWLGIFTALAVLVGFAGPTLLRIKQVSALKVLRRELDPLPPAAWLVVGVASIVFGGLLWLYSGSFSLALALLVGGAVLLSLLWGVSSLLLKGMLRALQRLTGGSEWAQALRLGGRQLARRKQAGLGQLLAFSVTFFAMAMIVLVRGDLLTTWQDQLPADTPNYFAINIQPSERDAFEQAVAPRVETQSTLYPMVRGRITQINGQAPREAVPPDARGDNSLRRELNLTWQSELPEGNQVVAGQWFVAEPQGWMSEVDATVSSESQTVPISVEDGLAERLGLGIGDEITFAVGSDSITTHIQSLRSLNWDSFNPNFFVIFPPGVLESFGHSFITAFHLPDQEQGLVRELVIDFPGVSLLNVDAILGQVRDVLTQVTRAVELVLVLVLLAGVSVLYAALTASRPVRAHESGLLRVFGAGNRMISRVQGAEYALLGFASGVLGALLAELATAALYLYWLDLTPRLHLGLWLALPIGGALLIGLIGHALSYSLRKQAPAASLGLLGEA; from the coding sequence ATGAGTGATATCAACTGGCGATTAGCCGCGCGGAGCCTCAAGCGCGACCTTCGCGCGGCGGACGTGCGAGCGCTGTTCGTGGCCCTGGTCTTGGCGGTGGCCGCGTCCACCATGATTGCGTTCTTCCTTGACCGCTTAGAGCGTGGCTTGGAGCGTCAAGCGGGTCAGATGCTAGGGGGCGACTTAGTCCTCGAACAGCGCGACCCGTTTTCAGACGAGCTGCGCGCCACTCTGGAGCAGGCTGGCTTCACGCTGAGCGATCAAGTGGATCTAGTCTCCATGATCAGCCAAGGGGAGCGCTTTCAGCCCGCCAGCCTCAAGGCAGTCGATGATGTGTATCCGCACTATGGTGTGTCACATGTGGACCGAGGAAACGGCGTTGAGCAAATCGCGTCAGGCCCACCACCGGGCGAAGCCTGGGCCGATCCTCGGCTGGCCGAGTTGGTCGAGATCGCGATAGGCGACCGCGTACAGGTGGGGCAAGCGGAGCTGACCATTAGCGGGATTATCGAACGCGAAGCGGACCAGTCCGCCGGTTTTGGTAACTTCAACCCGCGCTTGATGCTCAATACCGCTGATCTCGAATCAACCGGGCTGGTACAGCCAGGGTCCCGTATCGAGTTCGAACTGTTGGCCGCTGGTCCACCCGAGGCATTGGATCAGGTTCAAGGGTTGTTGACGCAGCTTCGCCGTGACGGTGTCGAGGTGCGTGATGTTCGAGTCGACCGTCCGCAGTTGGGTAATGCGCTGCAACGGGCAGAAAGCTACTTGGGCTTGGCCGGTTTGGCGGCAGTGCTGCTGGCGGGTGTCGCGGTGGCGATGTCGACCCGCCGTTACGTAGAGCGCCACCTGGATACCGCTGCGCTGCTGCGCTGTTTCGGTGCCAGCCAGTATCAGCTGGTGACGATCTTTAGCCTACAGCTGCTGGGACTGGCGTTGATGGCCTCGCTCATCGGCGCGCTGTTGGGCTTGGTGGGGCAAGCCGTGCTGCTGTGGCTACTGACCAGTTTCCTGCCCATGACGCTGCCGCCGCCGGGCATCATGCCGCTATGGCTGGGTATTTTCACGGCGTTGGCGGTATTGGTCGGCTTTGCCGGGCCAACGCTGCTGCGTATCAAGCAGGTGAGCGCGCTCAAAGTACTGCGACGTGAGTTAGACCCGCTCCCGCCCGCGGCGTGGCTGGTGGTCGGCGTGGCTAGCATCGTCTTTGGAGGGCTGCTGTGGCTCTACTCGGGCAGCTTCTCGCTGGCCTTGGCGCTGCTGGTGGGCGGGGCAGTCCTCCTGTCGCTGCTATGGGGCGTGAGTTCCCTGTTATTGAAAGGCATGCTACGTGCCCTCCAGCGCTTGACGGGCGGCAGTGAATGGGCGCAGGCGTTGCGTTTGGGGGGAAGACAGTTAGCCCGTCGTAAACAGGCGGGGCTAGGCCAGCTACTTGCCTTTTCGGTCACGTTCTTTGCCATGGCGATGATCGTGTTGGTGCGAGGCGATCTGCTCACGACATGGCAAGATCAACTGCCCGCTGACACGCCCAATTACTTTGCCATTAACATACAGCCCAGCGAACGCGATGCTTTCGAGCAGGCGGTCGCGCCTCGAGTAGAGACCCAAAGCACACTCTACCCGATGGTACGTGGGCGAATTACACAGATTAACGGCCAAGCACCCAGGGAGGCCGTACCTCCTGATGCTCGAGGCGATAACTCGCTACGCCGTGAGTTGAACCTCACCTGGCAATCAGAGCTGCCCGAAGGGAACCAGGTGGTGGCGGGGCAGTGGTTTGTCGCGGAGCCCCAAGGCTGGATGAGCGAAGTGGATGCCACCGTCTCCAGCGAGTCGCAAACCGTCCCTATTTCGGTAGAGGATGGTTTGGCTGAACGCCTTGGTTTGGGGATAGGAGACGAAATCACGTTTGCCGTGGGGAGCGATAGCATCACCACGCATATTCAAAGCCTGCGCAGCTTGAACTGGGATAGCTTCAATCCCAACTTCTTCGTGATCTTCCCGCCCGGCGTGTTGGAGTCGTTCGGCCATAGCTTTATCACCGCCTTCCACCTGCCGGATCAAGAGCAGGGGCTGGTGCGCGAGCTGGTCATCGACTTCCCTGGGGTGTCTCTGCTCAATGTGGATGCCATTCTAGGGCAGGTGCGCGACGTGCTGACCCAGGTCACTCGGGCGGTAGAACTCGTGCTGGTTCTAGTCCTGTTAGCGGGTGTCAGCGTGCTTTACGCTGCGCTTACCGCCAGCCGCCCGGTGCGTGCCCATGAAAGTGGTCTGCTAAGGGTGTTTGGTGCAGGTAACCGTATGATTTCCCGAGTGCAGGGGGCCGAATACGCGCTGCTCGGGTTTGCCAGCGGCGTGTTGGGAGCCCTATTGGCAGAGCTCGCTACCGCGGCGCTCTACCTCTATTGGCTGGATCTTACACCCCGCCTGCACCTGGGTCTGTGGCTAGCACTTCCCATTGGCGGCGCGCTGCTGATTGGTTTGATTGGCCACGCACTCTCCTACAGCCTGCGCAAACAAGCCCCCGCGGCGAGTCTGGGATTATTAGGCGAGGCGTAG
- a CDS encoding ABC transporter ATP-binding protein, protein MSYSSDPTSHTVTEGAPLRSPHTDPSAAQKVPQAAASQPVLQAEKLAKRVTSGERTLTILHDLSLSVAAGESVAILGKSGAGKSTLLGLLAGLDTPSDGELTLFGHALSRLDEDGRAALRAGRVGFVFQNFQLLPTLSALENVLLPLELSPRAGESHAAQQWLERVGLGERTSHQPKQLSGGEQQRVAIARAFVTDPELVFADEPTGNLDPDTGAQIIDLLFTLNKEAGTTLILVTHDHALARRCDRCLRLANGQLVPFEPAPVNSEEGDE, encoded by the coding sequence ATGTCTTACTCCTCTGACCCTACATCCCATACCGTGACCGAAGGTGCGCCGTTGCGCTCGCCCCACACCGACCCATCTGCTGCCCAGAAGGTTCCCCAAGCAGCCGCTAGCCAGCCCGTCCTGCAGGCCGAAAAGCTCGCCAAACGGGTGACCAGCGGTGAACGCACGCTAACTATTTTACATGACTTGTCGTTGAGCGTAGCGGCCGGGGAGAGTGTGGCTATATTGGGCAAAAGCGGCGCGGGTAAATCCACGTTGCTGGGCTTGCTGGCCGGGTTGGATACGCCCAGCGACGGCGAATTGACTCTTTTTGGCCATGCCTTGAGTCGCTTGGATGAAGATGGTCGTGCGGCATTACGAGCGGGGCGAGTGGGCTTCGTGTTCCAGAACTTTCAATTGCTGCCGACGCTCAGCGCACTGGAAAACGTACTGCTGCCCCTAGAGCTCTCTCCTCGAGCCGGAGAATCGCACGCTGCCCAGCAGTGGTTGGAGCGTGTAGGGTTGGGGGAGCGCACGTCTCATCAGCCTAAGCAGCTTTCCGGCGGAGAGCAGCAGCGGGTAGCCATTGCGCGCGCTTTCGTGACGGACCCCGAGCTGGTGTTCGCCGATGAACCTACCGGCAACCTAGACCCGGATACCGGTGCGCAGATCATCGACCTGCTGTTCACGCTCAATAAAGAAGCGGGCACGACGCTGATTCTCGTGACACACGACCACGCCTTGGCGCGCCGCTGCGACCGCTGCCTGCGGCTGGCCAACGGCCAGCTCGTGCCGTTCGAACCGGCCCCAGTCAACAGCGAGGAAGGCGATGAGTGA
- a CDS encoding arylesterase — MKRKFPVALWILAIQKRVVPAWLTQILTFQSWQTAVRGGLSSTLLLVVFLGAVPLQASTAEEGLPTLLVMGDSLSAAYGIEQEQGWVSLLAERLDGDAQVVNASISGETTSGGAQRFADIIGQRQPDIVLLELGGNDGLRGLPPAQMRANLATMIEQSQQAGAEVLLLGIDIPPNYGQAYRDAFTGVYHSLAQEYELSLVPFLLEDIALNQQLMQSDGIHPTADAQPIILDNVWPALEPMLEETYQASSQ; from the coding sequence ATGAAGCGTAAATTCCCTGTAGCTCTTTGGATATTAGCGATACAAAAACGCGTGGTTCCAGCATGGTTGACGCAGATACTGACCTTTCAGTCGTGGCAAACGGCCGTTCGTGGTGGTCTATCAAGCACCCTTCTACTGGTCGTATTCTTGGGGGCTGTCCCGCTGCAAGCCAGCACTGCCGAAGAGGGCTTGCCAACGCTCCTCGTCATGGGAGACAGCCTGAGTGCGGCTTATGGTATCGAGCAGGAGCAGGGCTGGGTGTCGCTGCTGGCAGAGCGCCTCGACGGTGACGCACAGGTGGTGAACGCCAGCATCAGCGGAGAGACCACCTCAGGCGGTGCCCAACGTTTTGCCGATATTATCGGACAGCGTCAGCCGGATATCGTTCTTTTAGAACTTGGCGGTAACGATGGTTTACGCGGTTTACCTCCCGCTCAAATGCGCGCCAATTTAGCCACTATGATCGAGCAGAGCCAGCAAGCGGGTGCGGAAGTATTACTCCTAGGGATCGATATTCCGCCGAACTACGGTCAAGCCTACCGCGATGCCTTCACCGGGGTCTATCACTCTCTGGCACAGGAGTACGAGCTCTCGCTGGTGCCCTTCTTGCTGGAAGATATCGCCCTCAATCAACAATTAATGCAAAGCGATGGCATCCATCCTACCGCTGACGCACAGCCCATTATCTTAGATAACGTTTGGCCCGCCCTTGAACCCATGCTGGAAGAGACGTATCAGGCCTCTTCTCAGTAG
- a CDS encoding type II toxin-antitoxin system RelE/ParE family toxin, with amino-acid sequence MIAIKQTDTYRRWERKLRDSRTKALIAARIFRLANGLAGDVKPVGQGISELRIHHGPGYRVYFKQRGNELVILLCGGDKSTQQNDIDTAQRLAAQWEES; translated from the coding sequence ATGATCGCTATTAAACAGACCGACACTTACCGACGGTGGGAACGTAAGCTCCGTGATTCGCGCACAAAAGCACTGATTGCTGCTCGTATTTTCAGGCTAGCCAACGGATTAGCTGGCGATGTAAAACCCGTTGGCCAAGGCATCAGTGAACTGCGTATTCATCATGGTCCAGGATATCGTGTCTATTTTAAACAACGCGGTAACGAGCTTGTCATCCTGTTATGTGGTGGCGATAAAAGCACGCAGCAAAACGATATCGATACAGCGCAGCGTCTGGCAGCACAATGGGAGGAATCATGA
- a CDS encoding addiction module antidote protein: protein MSDKIYDYDPAAALENDEAIALFLADALETGDATYVAKAMGIVARAKGMTELARETGLSREQLYRSFSEQGNPTLKTMLAVMRALGMDLTAKPHQEEPVM from the coding sequence ATGAGCGATAAGATTTACGACTATGACCCGGCAGCAGCATTAGAGAACGATGAAGCCATCGCTCTCTTTCTCGCTGATGCGCTGGAAACCGGAGATGCCACTTACGTTGCTAAAGCGATGGGTATCGTAGCGCGCGCTAAGGGAATGACAGAACTTGCTCGCGAAACTGGCCTCTCCCGTGAACAGCTCTATCGTTCGTTCAGCGAGCAAGGCAACCCAACGCTGAAGACGATGTTAGCTGTCATGCGTGCACTGGGTATGGACTTAACGGCAAAACCACACCAAGAAGAACCCGTCATGTAA
- a CDS encoding transglutaminase-like cysteine peptidase has protein sequence MASMSTSSSPPCCSLSRRQFLASAGALLLGVGLGINPSSAVAFNPQRLRQSMQQLYGQGGLSVLEEWFALLERLRGQDVQAQLRDVNDFFNRRIRWVEDIRVWGEEDFWATPLEALGKGQGDCEDYSIAKYITLKQLGVPGERLRMIYVRARIGRSQITQAHMVLGYYSTPNAEPLVLDNIAPSISPASQRNDLDPVFSFNSDGLWAGGGSESRADPLARLSRWRSVIGRMQSQGFI, from the coding sequence ATGGCGTCCATGTCGACTTCATCATCCCCTCCATGCTGCTCCCTATCGCGCCGGCAGTTTCTGGCTTCTGCTGGCGCGTTGTTATTGGGCGTTGGGCTGGGGATCAATCCCAGCTCTGCTGTGGCGTTCAACCCGCAACGGCTTCGGCAAAGTATGCAGCAGCTATATGGACAGGGGGGGCTCAGCGTTTTAGAAGAGTGGTTCGCCCTGCTGGAGCGCTTGCGCGGCCAGGATGTACAAGCCCAACTGCGTGACGTGAATGATTTTTTCAACCGCCGCATCCGCTGGGTGGAGGATATTCGCGTTTGGGGAGAGGAAGACTTTTGGGCCACCCCCCTGGAAGCGCTAGGTAAAGGTCAAGGCGACTGTGAGGACTACTCCATTGCTAAATACATTACCTTAAAGCAGTTGGGAGTACCGGGTGAGCGCTTGCGCATGATCTACGTTCGCGCCCGAATTGGCCGTAGTCAAATCACCCAAGCCCACATGGTGCTAGGTTACTATTCGACGCCGAACGCCGAGCCACTGGTACTGGATAACATTGCGCCTTCTATTTCTCCCGCTTCCCAACGTAACGATCTAGATCCCGTTTTTAGCTTCAACAGCGACGGGCTTTGGGCAGGTGGCGGTTCAGAATCCCGTGCCGACCCACTGGCACGACTGTCGCGCTGGCGCAGCGTGATCGGGCGGATGCAATCACAAGGATTCATTTAA
- a CDS encoding EAL domain-containing protein, whose translation MSLIKQLWLAIIALLLLSFVGSLAISITSSRDYIEQEVRIKNADNATTLALSMSQLDKDLVILELLISAQFDTGYYRSIILRDAEGEVLVERRADGYSGDVPAWFRSLVQFDVPTGTATIQDGWRQFGTLELESQHSYAYASLWRSMLELAGWFLLAGAISLAIATVLVRGIKHPLVRVVAQAKDISARRFTTIQEPRTLELREVAQAMNVLSANVRQMLSQESQKLDELRRDLQHDRVTGALNRDVLMGRLASLLGSDDARATGLMVMVRVQALEHLNDQLGHQATDQLLSTLVKALAALETSADEALIGRLNGSDFLLMLPLEEQPDALLPRLQQALATVTASAPQADVRLATAIVAYHSDDERGPLLATLDDALAEAESGSSSTNIALRQREQGSLFGNHNEWRTALTVAIEQGPQLAYFPVIDAQNQVLHYECPARLELANAWQTAGIFIPWVTRFALEPALDMAVVKKALGQLEANPDQRIGVNLSIASINNAQFVNELRLLLEKQPALASKLCFEVPATLTAHSIGSLRGLCSALRPLGCQFGIEHVGAEFTKLADLHDVGLAYLKVDSSLIRGIHVSNEQQTIVRGMATLCHSLGIQVIAEGVIDSEELQSLFRTGVDGATGPGVRLS comes from the coding sequence ATGTCGCTGATTAAACAGCTTTGGCTGGCCATTATTGCGCTCTTACTACTGTCGTTCGTAGGTAGCTTAGCGATCAGTATTACCAGCAGCCGTGACTACATCGAGCAGGAAGTGCGCATCAAGAACGCAGACAATGCCACCACCTTGGCCCTGTCCATGAGCCAGCTCGACAAAGATCTAGTGATTCTGGAGCTGCTGATCTCTGCACAGTTCGATACCGGCTACTATCGTTCGATCATTCTGCGTGACGCCGAGGGCGAAGTTCTTGTCGAGCGCCGCGCCGATGGATATAGCGGCGACGTGCCTGCATGGTTTAGAAGCTTAGTGCAGTTTGATGTCCCCACCGGTACTGCAACGATTCAAGATGGCTGGCGACAGTTCGGTACACTGGAACTAGAGAGTCAGCACAGCTACGCCTACGCTTCTCTATGGCGCAGTATGCTAGAGCTTGCCGGCTGGTTTTTGCTGGCAGGTGCCATTAGCTTGGCGATTGCCACCGTCTTGGTGCGGGGCATCAAGCACCCGCTGGTACGCGTTGTGGCTCAAGCTAAAGATATCAGCGCGCGACGCTTCACGACTATCCAAGAGCCCCGCACCTTAGAGCTACGCGAAGTCGCCCAGGCGATGAACGTGCTGTCCGCTAATGTACGCCAAATGCTGAGCCAAGAGAGTCAAAAGCTCGATGAGCTGCGTCGCGATTTGCAGCATGATCGGGTGACGGGCGCACTGAACCGTGATGTGCTGATGGGCAGATTGGCCTCACTTTTGGGTAGCGACGATGCCCGTGCCACCGGCCTGATGGTCATGGTGCGTGTACAGGCGCTAGAGCACTTGAACGATCAGCTTGGCCACCAAGCCACCGACCAACTGCTCAGTACGTTGGTTAAGGCACTTGCCGCCCTGGAAACCAGCGCCGACGAGGCGCTCATCGGCCGTTTGAACGGCAGCGACTTCCTGCTCATGCTACCACTCGAAGAGCAGCCGGATGCCCTGCTGCCCCGTTTGCAGCAAGCGCTGGCCACCGTTACTGCCAGCGCCCCTCAGGCCGATGTACGCTTGGCCACCGCGATCGTAGCGTATCACTCAGACGACGAACGCGGGCCGCTACTGGCTACCTTAGACGACGCCCTGGCCGAAGCCGAAAGCGGTAGCAGCTCAACGAATATTGCCCTACGCCAACGGGAACAAGGGTCGCTATTTGGCAACCATAACGAGTGGCGAACCGCACTGACCGTGGCCATCGAACAAGGCCCACAGTTGGCATATTTCCCCGTGATCGATGCCCAGAACCAGGTGCTTCACTATGAATGTCCCGCACGATTGGAACTTGCCAATGCTTGGCAGACCGCCGGTATCTTCATTCCTTGGGTAACGCGCTTCGCTCTCGAGCCCGCGCTGGATATGGCCGTCGTCAAAAAAGCATTGGGACAACTCGAGGCAAATCCTGATCAGCGTATCGGTGTTAACCTCTCGATTGCATCGATCAACAATGCCCAGTTCGTCAACGAGCTGCGTTTACTGTTAGAAAAGCAGCCCGCTCTCGCCAGCAAGCTGTGCTTCGAAGTACCCGCAACGTTAACGGCCCACTCCATTGGTAGCCTACGCGGATTGTGTAGTGCTCTTCGCCCACTCGGCTGTCAGTTCGGCATCGAGCACGTGGGTGCCGAATTCACCAAACTCGCTGACTTGCACGATGTGGGGCTTGCCTACCTGAAGGTCGATAGCAGCTTGATTCGTGGGATTCACGTCTCGAACGAGCAGCAGACCATCGTGCGCGGCATGGCCACGCTGTGCCACTCCCTGGGTATCCAGGTCATCGCTGAGGGGGTCATTGACTCGGAGGAGTTACAAAGCCTATTCCGCACAGGCGTGGACGGTGCAACGGGGCCCGGTGTTCGCTTGAGCTAA
- a CDS encoding tryptophan synthase subunit beta like protein — MLYIKRNARGEIVMLSKEPSPECNDTIAADSPEVFAFLAQQTGQSAQMIASDLAFVRVVEDMLEVLLEKGVLSFTDLPAAAQSKVMERKSLRSKNDVNLIGDDGGII; from the coding sequence ATGCTCTACATCAAACGAAATGCCCGTGGGGAGATTGTGATGCTCAGCAAAGAGCCCTCGCCTGAGTGTAATGACACCATCGCGGCGGACTCGCCGGAGGTGTTTGCCTTTCTGGCCCAGCAAACGGGGCAGTCGGCGCAAATGATCGCGTCGGATTTGGCGTTTGTACGGGTCGTCGAAGATATGCTGGAAGTGTTGCTGGAGAAGGGCGTGCTCAGTTTTACCGACTTGCCTGCTGCCGCTCAGAGCAAGGTGATGGAGCGTAAGTCGCTTCGTTCTAAGAACGATGTCAACTTGATCGGTGATGATGGCGGTATTATCTGA